The Microbacter margulisiae genomic sequence CTTTCAGTACAGCTACTTCGTTAAGTATGTATTGTCCAAAATGGTATGTTATTGTTCCTTCTTTTACATGGGCTGCTGCAGTGGGATATAGCCGTATGAACGAAGGAGTGCATTATCCATCGGATGTATTGGTTGGCGCTGTTTTTGGAGCTGGGAGTGCTTGGTTGACTTTTAAATTGAATAAATGGCTCAACAAACCTGTTCAACGTGTGTCACATCATACTTTGAGATGGTTTCATCATGCAGATAAATAAAAATATTGACTATTTTTTTCCCGGAATGACGTCGATCCATTTATAGATTTTGTCGTTACGATGTACTTTTTCAGCGACAGGAAGAGAAAAATAGGTACCTTTTTTTGCCGATTCCACAGGTTGCAAATCGACTCTGATTTCATTTACTTTTTCAAGCTGGCTTCCTGTTGTTGCGCCAACGAACAGTAATTCGTCTCCTATGTTGACTTCGTTTGTTTCTATAACGCATTCGGCAACACCAATTTGATTAAAATAATTGGTAACTTTACCAATGTAGAGTTTTCGCTTGGTGGCTTCAGAACCATAATTTTTACTCCATTCACCCAACCGTTGTCCTAAATAATATCCATTCCAAAAGCCTCTGTTGAAAACTTGCTTGAGACGCCTGTCCCATTCTGCAATTTTTTCATCTGTGAATGAATTGTCCAAATAAGCAATTATTGCTTCTTTATAGCAGGAGGCAACTGTTCTTACATATTCGGCGCTGCGTGCTCTTCCTTCTATTTTGAAAACAGTAACGCCGGCATCAATCATTTTATTGAGGAAATGGATTGTTTTCAGATCTTTAGGAGACATAATGTATTCATTATCTATCTCTAATTCAATATCTGAATCTTTGTCCTTTACCGTATAGCCTCTGCGACAAACCTGCATACATTCGCCCCGGTTAGCGGAAGCATTCATTTCATGAAGACTTAAATAGCATTTTCCAGACACGGCCATGCAAAGTGCACCATGGGCAAACATTTCAATTCGGACATGCTGATTATTTTTTCCTCTTATATTTTCATTGATAATTTGCTGATGGATAGCAGAAACCTGATCTAAATTAAGTTCCCTCGCTAAAACAACGACAGTGGCAAATTGTGCATAGAATTTTAATGCATCGATATTTGAAATGTTTAACTGAGTTGAAAGATGAACTTCCAGTCCGATCTGATTGGCATATTGCATGGCTGCAATGTCCGATGCTATGATAGCTGACACACCCGATTCTTTTGCTTTATCAGCGATCTTATGCATAAGCGAGATATCCTTATCATAAAGGACGGTATTTAAAGTCAGGTAGCTTTTAATGCCATTCTCTTTGCAAATAGATACAATCGTACTTAAATCATTTATGGTAAAGTTATTGGATGAGCGTGAACGCATATTGAGGTTTTCTATTCCAAAATAGATGGAATCGGCGCCTCCTTGTATGGCTGCCGTAAGTGATTCCCAGGAACCAACAGGAGCCATTATTTCAAAATCAGATAATTGCATAAGCTATATTTTCATTTTTGTAAGTGAGTTATTCTATAATCATCCCGCTTCCCAAACAAAGGCGCGAATCGCTGTCATAAATAACTCCGAATTGTCCGGCTGCAATGCCTTGAATTTTTTCTTCCGATTGAATCCGAAAAATATCATTTATTTTTTTCAATTTTCCTCTGGTAAATTCCGGAGTGTGACGAATCTTAAATGTAATCTCTTTTTCATCCTGAAAATCTCCCCAGATATCTTCGGTTATATATTGGAATCCTCGTAGATTAATTGTTTTTCCATATTGTGTTTCAGGATCATATCCGTTTGAAACATATAGAATATTTTCCTCTGGATTTTTTTTCACTACAAACCAGGGACCTCCGCTTAATCCCAAGCCTTTTCGTTGACCGATGGTGTGAAACCAGTATCCTTTGTGCTTACCTACAATCCGTCCGGTTTCAAGCTCTACGATCAATCCTTCTTTTTCTCCCAGATAACGACGGATAAAATCATTGTAATTGATTTTTCCAAGGAAACAAATTCCC encodes the following:
- a CDS encoding peptidase U32 family protein, with the protein product MQLSDFEIMAPVGSWESLTAAIQGGADSIYFGIENLNMRSRSSNNFTINDLSTIVSICKENGIKSYLTLNTVLYDKDISLMHKIADKAKESGVSAIIASDIAAMQYANQIGLEVHLSTQLNISNIDALKFYAQFATVVVLARELNLDQVSAIHQQIINENIRGKNNQHVRIEMFAHGALCMAVSGKCYLSLHEMNASANRGECMQVCRRGYTVKDKDSDIELEIDNEYIMSPKDLKTIHFLNKMIDAGVTVFKIEGRARSAEYVRTVASCYKEAIIAYLDNSFTDEKIAEWDRRLKQVFNRGFWNGYYLGQRLGEWSKNYGSEATKRKLYIGKVTNYFNQIGVAECVIETNEVNIGDELLFVGATTGSQLEKVNEIRVDLQPVESAKKGTYFSLPVAEKVHRNDKIYKWIDVIPGKK